Genomic window (Brachyspira hampsonii):
GAACAGGAGGAAGCGGAGACAGAGGAATTGACGGTACTCTTACTATGGATAAATTTGGTTTTGACATGATAGGTGTACAATGCAAATGCTATAAAGAAAATAATAAAGTTAATGATACTGAAATTACAAAGTTTGCTCATGGGCTTAAAAATGTTAATGGTATAAACAGAGGAATTTTTATAACTGCTTCAGATTATACTCCGCAGGCTAAAAAGGTTGTAGAAGAATTAAAAGATGTAAAAATAATTCTTATAAACGGATACAGACTTGCTAAATATATGCGTGAATATGAAGTCGGAGTAAAAGTGCTTGAAACTAGAAATATTTACGATGTGATAATATAAATTTGTATTTTTCAGCTTGACAAAGTCTGCTTTAGCATCGGTAAAAAAGCTGATATAATTTTTTTTATTTATAATACATTTACTTTTTTGATTTATTTTAAAACCCGCCCTTTAGAATGTATAGTTTTAATATCAATTAACAATTTTATTTATATTAAAAGCTTAAATTATAAAAGCACACCCGCCCAAAATTTATTTAAATTTATAATGCATATACCGCACGGTGAATGCATTTTGATATATAATTTACATTGAATTGATAATTAAATTTATATTTTTAGCTTTGCTCACCGTGCGTGAAAATAATACCTCAAAAAATAAAATAAAAAAAACAAGAGTACCATTTTTAAGCAGCACCCTTGTTTTTATAATTATAAAAAATATTTTTTATTTATTATTTACTATTTGATTTGAGCCACTCTTCATTTATCTTTATTACTTCCATAACAGCACTCTCACTAGGGCTTCCAATCATTGTTTTGTTTGAAACCTGAGCCTCTGGAGTTATACAAGAATAAATATCATCTTCAAATAAATCTGACTCTTTTTTATATTCTTCTATTGAAAGCGTAGAAAGATTTTTGTTATTGTTAATTGAGTACACAACAAGACGCCCAGAAACACCATGTGCATCTCTAAATGGCATACCCTTTCTTACAAGATAATCAGCAACCTCAGTAGCATTCAAAAAACCTTCATTAACAGAATTAAGCATATTTTCTTTATTAACTTTCATAGTTTTTAATACATTAGGAAGTATTGATAAACAGTTTTTAACATTCTCTAATGAATCAAATATACCCTCTTTATCCTCCTGCATATCTTTGTTGTATGCTAAAGGCAAAGACTTCATCACTGTTAATATAGAAAATAAATTACCATACACCCTTCCTGTTTTTCCTCGAATAAGCTCGAGTATATCTGGATTTTTCTTTTGGGGCATAAGGCTAGAGCCTGTGGTAAACTCATCATCAAACTCTACAAATTTAAACTCAGAAGTAGAATATAATATAAGCTCCTCAGAAAAACGGCTTAAATGCATCATTATTATTGATAAAACAGATTCTACTTCAATAACAAAATCCCTGTCAGATACAGCATCTAATGAGTTAAGCATAACATTCTTGAAGTTTAGAGTTTCAGCAGTCTTTTTATTGTCTATATTGTATGTAGAACAAGCCAAAGCTCCTGCCCCTAAAGGCATAACATCTATTCTTTTGTAGGCATCAGCTAATCTGTCAAAATCTCTTTTAAACATCTCTACATAAGCACCCAAATAATGTGCAAATGTTATAACCTGTGCTCTTTGAAGATGAGTATAACCGCTCATATATGTTTTTGTATGCTCTTTTTGTATGTTTATTAATGTAGAAATTAAATCTAATATCAAAGATTTAATATTTTCTACTTTGTTTTTTAAATACATTCTTAAATCAAGTGCCACCTGATCATTTCTGCTTCTTCCTGTATGTACCTTTTTTCCTATTTCACCTATTCTATCAATAAGCCATCTTTCAACTTGTGTGTGAATATCTTCTAATTCAAAATCAAATTGAAGTTTATTATTTTCAATATCATCTAAAATTTGCTTTAGAGCATTTATTATAGTTACGCTTTCATCAAGAGGAATAATAGAGCATTCGCCAAGCATTTTTGCATGTGCTATGCTTCCAAGTATATCCTCTCTGTACATCTTACAGTCGAAATCCAATGAAGAATTAAAATCATTAGCTTCTTTGTTAAGTTCTTTAGAAAAGCGTCCCCCCCATAATTTTTCTTTCATAATTAATTATTTTAACCTCATTTTTTTCACTTGCTCTTTCATCAAAGCATTAACTTTCAAAGGAAGTCCGTAAAGAGTAATGAATCCCTGAGCATCATGATGATCATATAATTCACCTGTAGTAAAGCTAGCCAAACTTTGATTATAAAGAGAATAAGGAGAAGTTACTCCAGCAGGTATAATATTTCCTTTATATAATTTTAATTTTACTTTACCTGTTACAGTTTCTTGAGTGCTGTCAATAAATGCACATAAAGCCTCTCTTAAAGGAGTAAACCATCTTCCGCTATATACAAGGTCAGTTAATTTATGAGAAACTATATGTTTAAAATATAATGTTTCTCTGTCTAAACATAAATGTTCTATTTCTCTATGAGCAGCATAAAGAATAGTACCTCCAGGAGTTTCATATACACCGCGGCATTTTATTCCTACTACTCTGTTTTCTAATAAATCAACTATACCAACAGCATGCTTTCCACCTATTTCATTTAAATATTTAACTAAATCAGAAGGAGAGAAAGTTTTTCCGTCTACTTTAGTAGGTATTCCTTTTTCAAATTCTAATTCTACAAATTGTCCTTCATTAGGAGCATTCTCTATAGTATTTGATAATTTAAGAAGTCTTTCATAATTAGGCATATTAGCAGGATCTTCAAGCTCTAATCCCTCATGTGATAAATGCCAAAGGTTCTTATCCCTTGAATAAGAATCATCTTTTTTCATAGGAACTTCTATATTTCTATCTTCCAAATATTTAATTTCTTCTTCTCTTGAAGATATATTCCATTCTCTCCAAGGAGCAATAATTTCAAAGTTAGGAGCTAATGCCTTAACTGTTAATTCAAATCTTACTTGGTCATTACCTTTTCCTGTAGCTCCATGTGCTATAGCAGTAGCACCTTCTTCTAAAGCAACTTCAACAAGT
Coding sequences:
- the argH gene encoding argininosuccinate lyase, with translation MKEKLWGGRFSKELNKEANDFNSSLDFDCKMYREDILGSIAHAKMLGECSIIPLDESVTIINALKQILDDIENNKLQFDFELEDIHTQVERWLIDRIGEIGKKVHTGRSRNDQVALDLRMYLKNKVENIKSLILDLISTLINIQKEHTKTYMSGYTHLQRAQVITFAHYLGAYVEMFKRDFDRLADAYKRIDVMPLGAGALACSTYNIDNKKTAETLNFKNVMLNSLDAVSDRDFVIEVESVLSIIMMHLSRFSEELILYSTSEFKFVEFDDEFTTGSSLMPQKKNPDILELIRGKTGRVYGNLFSILTVMKSLPLAYNKDMQEDKEGIFDSLENVKNCLSILPNVLKTMKVNKENMLNSVNEGFLNATEVADYLVRKGMPFRDAHGVSGRLVVYSINNNKNLSTLSIEEYKKESDLFEDDIYSCITPEAQVSNKTMIGSPSESAVMEVIKINEEWLKSNSK
- a CDS encoding argininosuccinate synthase; translated protein: MKKKLVLAYSGGLDTTVIIPWLKENYDYDVIAVCVDVGQGTETDGLEERALKTGAVKYRLVKCEDEFVTDYIYPIVKAEATYEDKYLLGTSAARPLIAKKLVEVALEEGATAIAHGATGKGNDQVRFELTVKALAPNFEIIAPWREWNISSREEEIKYLEDRNIEVPMKKDDSYSRDKNLWHLSHEGLELEDPANMPNYERLLKLSNTIENAPNEGQFVELEFEKGIPTKVDGKTFSPSDLVKYLNEIGGKHAVGIVDLLENRVVGIKCRGVYETPGGTILYAAHREIEHLCLDRETLYFKHIVSHKLTDLVYSGRWFTPLREALCAFIDSTQETVTGKVKLKLYKGNIIPAGVTSPYSLYNQSLASFTTGELYDHHDAQGFITLYGLPLKVNALMKEQVKKMRLK